Proteins encoded by one window of Synechococcus sp. MVIR-18-1:
- a CDS encoding LexA family transcriptional regulator yields the protein MRVDRISLQPPQPLRLQRQRLSLPLASDQVAAGFPSPADDYIDVGIDLNEQLIRHPSSTFFLRVSGDSMTGAGIHHGDLLLVDRSLDPRPGRVVVAVLDGAFTLKRLARYRGHLRLEAANPDYPHLDLHRCGDVQIWGVAIHVIHPL from the coding sequence GTGAGAGTGGATCGGATCTCGCTTCAGCCACCCCAGCCTCTGCGGCTCCAGCGTCAAAGGCTCAGCCTTCCTCTAGCAAGTGACCAGGTTGCCGCAGGGTTCCCCTCCCCTGCCGATGACTACATCGACGTGGGGATCGATCTCAATGAACAACTGATTCGCCATCCAAGCAGCACCTTTTTTCTGCGTGTGAGCGGCGACTCCATGACTGGCGCGGGCATTCACCATGGCGATCTCCTACTCGTCGATCGCAGCCTCGATCCTCGCCCTGGACGAGTGGTGGTAGCCGTCCTGGATGGGGCCTTCACTCTCAAACGCCTCGCTCGCTATCGCGGCCATCTACGCCTGGAAGCGGCCAACCCTGACTATCCCCATTTAGATCTCCATCGTTGCGGAGATGTGCAGATCTGGGGCGTCGCCATTCACGTCATCCATCCGCTCTAG
- a CDS encoding NAD(P)/FAD-dependent oxidoreductase — MMKKVLIIGGGIAGLTLALSLKKLGIPVVVHEKYDHYQNQQTGFLIWSYAIKILQDLGIPVDEVGAPLESFQIHGRKGRFVCEMPIGSVSRLHGANSYEINRYRLSELLSRMVGDDLILGSECISVSSLEEKAIATFADGSSDQGDILIACDGSNSVVRMFIHPGVQLRMLGSGGWISVINQRPPLLPLNTQMEFWQPGVKAGVADLGHGETRWYVAFKNYIPSAVESKKDQIFNRMKPLPEMIKSCLECTDEDQMVPTQAGDLLALSPWYRDRVLMIGDAAHATSPYAGMGACSAIADAAFLADLIGSGRSIPAIFQDFQAVRKHAADSVIKESRRGLDLSTCGDLKGWVRDWMFRNMPEKKWNQIMTDMVTGH; from the coding sequence ATGATGAAGAAGGTGTTGATTATTGGTGGTGGGATTGCTGGTCTAACGCTTGCCTTGTCCCTTAAGAAACTCGGAATCCCTGTTGTTGTTCATGAAAAGTATGATCATTACCAAAATCAGCAAACAGGATTTCTGATTTGGAGTTATGCGATCAAAATCTTGCAGGACTTGGGCATTCCTGTTGATGAGGTAGGTGCGCCCCTCGAATCATTCCAAATCCATGGTCGAAAGGGAAGATTTGTTTGTGAGATGCCAATCGGCTCAGTGTCGCGATTGCATGGAGCAAATAGTTATGAAATCAATCGATATCGCCTTTCTGAATTGCTATCTAGAATGGTCGGTGATGATTTAATTCTTGGTAGTGAATGTATTTCTGTCTCTAGTCTTGAGGAGAAAGCGATAGCAACTTTTGCTGATGGTAGCTCAGATCAAGGCGATATTTTGATTGCCTGTGATGGATCTAATAGTGTTGTTAGGATGTTTATTCATCCAGGTGTTCAGCTCAGAATGCTTGGCTCTGGTGGTTGGATCTCAGTGATCAATCAACGTCCTCCCTTGTTGCCATTAAACACTCAAATGGAGTTTTGGCAGCCGGGTGTGAAAGCAGGAGTTGCTGATCTTGGGCATGGTGAAACACGCTGGTATGTTGCTTTTAAAAATTATATTCCTAGTGCAGTTGAATCAAAAAAAGATCAGATTTTCAATCGTATGAAGCCTCTTCCAGAGATGATCAAGTCCTGTTTGGAATGTACTGATGAAGATCAAATGGTGCCTACTCAGGCCGGAGATCTTTTGGCCTTGTCTCCTTGGTACCGTGATCGCGTCTTGATGATTGGTGATGCTGCCCATGCCACTAGTCCGTATGCCGGAATGGGAGCCTGTTCAGCGATTGCTGATGCCGCATTCCTTGCCGATTTAATTGGTTCTGGTCGGTCTATTCCTGCCATCTTTCAAGATTTCCAGGCGGTGCGTAAGCATGCAGCGGATTCGGTGATTAAGGAATCACGACGTGGCCTTGATTTATCCACTTGTGGTGATCTCAAAGGCTGGGTTCGCGATTGGATGTTTAGGAATATGCCAGAGAAGAAATGGAATCAGATCATGACTGACATGGTGACTGGTCATTGA
- a CDS encoding Y-family DNA polymerase yields MNQVTALIDANNFYASCEQSLDPALIGRPVVVLSNNDGCIVARSAEARALGIAMGTPYFKAKRDLEQNHVVIRSSNYALYADMSQRLMSLLESQVEDLEIYSIDEAFARLSRPSDGNLRPWAQQLRTLARRNLGLPIAIGLGASKGQAKLANRLAKVVPAHAGLFDLGLCRDPDRWLETISIEDVWGIGRKLAVWCRMRGVVNARELRDMPSGCLRAKAGVVGVRLQRELQGHACLPLDLQPSAKQETCVSRSFSHPITSLGELREAIATYVVRAAEKLRKQHQRTAALTIYTRTSPFIPGFYSRAASTSLDLPSNDTRVLLDAALPLVDRIFQPHRPLAKAGVLMQHLQGIDQLQQHLWVPCTEEEQRKRESLMATVDRLNHRYGRGTVQWAACGLDPSWAMRRERLGRAATTRLSDVPVVQA; encoded by the coding sequence ATGAACCAGGTCACGGCTCTCATTGATGCCAACAATTTTTATGCCTCATGCGAGCAGAGCCTGGATCCGGCCCTGATCGGCAGGCCAGTGGTGGTGCTCTCAAATAATGATGGCTGCATCGTGGCCCGTAGCGCTGAAGCACGAGCTCTTGGCATCGCCATGGGCACTCCCTATTTCAAGGCGAAACGAGATCTGGAACAGAACCATGTTGTGATTCGCAGCTCGAATTACGCGCTCTACGCCGACATGAGTCAGCGGCTGATGAGTTTGTTGGAAAGCCAGGTTGAGGATCTGGAGATTTACTCCATCGATGAGGCTTTTGCCCGGCTCAGCCGCCCATCGGACGGAAATCTGCGTCCATGGGCCCAGCAGTTGCGAACCTTGGCTCGACGCAACCTCGGATTACCCATTGCCATTGGTCTCGGAGCCAGCAAAGGACAGGCCAAGCTCGCCAACCGCCTCGCGAAAGTGGTGCCGGCCCACGCTGGACTCTTTGATCTTGGATTGTGTCGCGATCCCGATCGCTGGCTGGAAACAATTTCGATTGAAGACGTCTGGGGCATCGGCCGCAAACTCGCTGTCTGGTGCCGAATGCGGGGAGTGGTGAACGCACGGGAGCTGCGTGATATGCCCAGCGGATGCCTGCGCGCAAAGGCCGGTGTGGTGGGAGTTCGACTCCAAAGAGAACTGCAAGGTCATGCCTGCCTACCGCTTGATCTCCAACCCTCTGCAAAGCAGGAAACCTGCGTAAGCCGCAGTTTCAGTCATCCAATCACCAGCCTGGGAGAGCTCCGTGAAGCGATAGCGACCTATGTAGTGCGAGCAGCTGAGAAGCTGCGAAAACAGCATCAACGCACAGCGGCTCTCACCATTTATACGCGCACCAGCCCATTCATTCCAGGCTTTTACAGCCGAGCTGCCAGCACCAGCCTTGATCTACCCAGCAACGACACACGCGTGTTGTTGGACGCTGCATTACCCCTAGTGGACCGAATTTTCCAACCGCACCGACCGCTGGCGAAGGCAGGTGTTCTGATGCAACACCTGCAGGGAATCGATCAACTTCAACAGCATCTATGGGTGCCCTGCACAGAGGAAGAGCAACGGAAACGGGAGAGCTTGATGGCAACAGTCGATCGCCTCAATCACCGCTACGGGCGAGGTACGGTGCAATGGGCTGCCTGCGGTCTGGATCCGAGCTGGGCCATGCGACGCGAACGGCTGGGTCGGGCAGCCACAACTCGCCTGAGCGACGTGCCTGTGGTGCAGGCATAA